From the Companilactobacillus ginsenosidimutans genome, the window TCTTGAAATCAGAATTAGAAAATTTAACTGTTACTTTATTTGTGTTTTCTAATTCAAACACTACTACACCTTGTGTTTTTTTCTTTGGTAGTAGTTTATCGTTCATTGCGTCCTCTTGTGTTTGAAGAGGGCTATTTGCGTTTTCCTTGATCATCTTTGTAGTAAACGTGAAAAGCCCAAGAACCTTGCTTTTTGTATATTTGAGCCATAATTACACCTCCAAAAACGTAATTTGAGTAAAAATAAATAAGCCTAGGGTGGCTTATTTAATGAGAATTTATAGCATTTCCTCTTTTTTCTTGTTAAATTCTTCTTGTGTTAAAACACCTTTTTCAACAAGTTTATGCATTTCTTCTAATTTATCTAAATCCAGTTTTTTATTTTTCTTTTCAGTGCTTTTTTCTTTAATGTATCCTGTGGTTTTTTGAGATACATTTTTTGTTAATTCTGGAGTTTTTACTTTTAAAAATCCAAGCATCTTATCAAAATAGGGCCTTCCAAATTTATATAATCCCAATAATATTACTGCTAATATTATAATAAAAGGAATTGTGTAAAATAACATTGATGGATCAAATAAAACTCTAACAATTATTATAAAGCTGATTATAAATATAAAAGTCTTCCATAGTAGTTTTGTCATTATTTGCTCCTAGTCGTTTAAATGCTGTACTGCGTAATCCGCCTCAGATTGTGTAAACTTTTCGCCATATTCTGATGTTAATTGATCTCTAATGCCTTCAGATGACATATCTTGGTCTTTTTGATAAGATTTAGCTTTTTTAAGTGCATTTTTATTGTAGTCAGCCTTTAGATTATCTACAGCATATTGTGCTGCTTCGGCAGAAAATTTATCTCCGTACTCAGAAGTTAGTTGGTCATAAATACCTTGTTTCGACATATACATAAGGTTCGAATATGTTTTAGCTTTATTTAGTGCTGATTTATATTCAGCTGGTACATTATCTTCTTTTTTAGAATCATCAGATTTAAAGAAGTTTTTTACTTTCTTTTCTGCCTCTTTTGTTTCTTTTGTATTAGCTTTCGGGGTAGTTTTTTCGGTCTTTGTACTTTCAGGTGTTGTTTTATTTCCACTGTCGGAGATTGTATTTCCTACAATAATAATTGCAAATGCAACGATTAACCAGAACCACCATTTCTTATAGAAAGGTTTTTTCTTATTTTCTTCTCTTTTCATAATTTGTAATTCCTCCCAATAGTCAGCTTTTATTGTCATCAGTGTTTGGACATTAAACTACAGTTCAGTTGTATATCTGATTGCTTTGCCAAGAATACGAGCAGGGCTGTCTTTGGTTACTATAATTGGATCATAGTCCTTGTTATCTGGCATAAGCATTACAATGTTCCCAGAATGTTTAACCCGTTTCAAAGTTGCTTCTGTATCACTATTAACTAGGACTGCAGCTATTTCATCGTCCTCAACTTCTGGTTGCTCTCTAATTAAGACATTGGAGCCATTAGGGATGGTAGGCTCCATTGAATGACCTTTAGCAACTAGATAGAATACGGTACCACTTGGGAGCGAGTCCTCAGGCTCCTCCAAATATCCTTCTATATTTTCTTCTGCAGTTATTGGATCTCCACATGCAATTTCGCCTAGTATAGGAATCATTGCAGTTTTATGCTTAGGAGATTGAGAGTTATCGATATTCAATAAATAATCAGGTTCTATATGAAATGCTTTGGCAAAATCATTTACGCGATTTAAAGGGAATTCTCTTGTTCTATTAAAATATCTGGAAACAGCTGATTTAGCCATACCGGTTCTGCGTG encodes:
- a CDS encoding SHOCT domain-containing protein encodes the protein MTKLLWKTFIFIISFIIIVRVLFDPSMLFYTIPFIIILAVILLGLYKFGRPYFDKMLGFLKVKTPELTKNVSQKTTGYIKEKSTEKKNKKLDLDKLEEMHKLVEKGVLTQEEFNKKKEEML
- a CDS encoding Ltp family lipoprotein, with the translated sequence MKREENKKKPFYKKWWFWLIVAFAIIIVGNTISDSGNKTTPESTKTEKTTPKANTKETKEAEKKVKNFFKSDDSKKEDNVPAEYKSALNKAKTYSNLMYMSKQGIYDQLTSEYGDKFSAEAAQYAVDNLKADYNKNALKKAKSYQKDQDMSSEGIRDQLTSEYGEKFTQSEADYAVQHLND
- a CDS encoding LexA family protein, producing the protein MRTNDEIMNILDDLKSKQNLSISEIARRTGMAKSAVSRYFNRTREFPLNRVNDFAKAFHIEPDYLLNIDNSQSPKHKTAMIPILGEIACGDPITAEENIEGYLEEPEDSLPSGTVFYLVAKGHSMEPTIPNGSNVLIREQPEVEDDEIAAVLVNSDTEATLKRVKHSGNIVMLMPDNKDYDPIIVTKDSPARILGKAIRYTTEL